In Desulfotignum phosphitoxidans DSM 13687, a single window of DNA contains:
- a CDS encoding ATP-binding protein: MNHLLDYFRHSLVFRLIFIVSLTVVLSISLWAFVNVRNFKARNMETHIASTDRLSNSIKLGTHYAMMLNSRDDINQIINNIARQPGIENIRIYNKEGQIKFTNQPHEVEQFVDIKAVACDICHKMDPAPSTISLEERTRIIQSSEGHRLLGIVQPIRNDPGCATSDCHFHSEDQTILGALDVVVSLKETDAQVVKMEQGVFSLAFFTILITSVIIFFTTLFFVKKPIIKLVEGTRRIASGDYEADIDIGRAHEIQPLGKAIRQMGKKIGAHQAALKKQKNEYQALFENAPCMIAVQDKNFRLIQYNRAFKERFDPRPGDYCYSVYKGLDHQCPDCPVEKTFADGQSHYGETEGVGRKGQKKHWIFITAPMRDENGDIVAGMEMSIDITQRRHLEQDLKKSEEKYHAIFNNIFNPVFVVDQESLEILDCNIKAMDLYHAGGKTLAGKLFSDFFPREDQADLIRQVKSRKEISKVQHIKADGRKIDVDMWVAPAQYSGQNVFLITINDITQRLETEQHLLHASKMATLGEMSTGIAHELNQPLSVIKSSASFCLRKIHNQEPVSEEIFHKLIGKIDINVDRADKIIQHMRQFARKSDIRLVRTRINDVIQQTFDMLNQQLKIRGIQVLWEKNHALPEILADPDRLEQVFINLVMNAKDAIEAKWEARGSGDDGKDRIVIHTFVANDKVVVQVSDTGIGIRKEAKDRLFEPFFTTKEVGKGTGLGLSISYGIVKDCKGDIQVDTPPDGGAKFTLIFPVPEATDEDIEYA, translated from the coding sequence ATGAACCATTTGTTGGATTATTTCCGGCACAGCCTGGTGTTCCGGCTCATTTTCATTGTCAGCCTGACAGTGGTTCTGTCCATTTCGTTGTGGGCCTTTGTCAATGTCAGAAATTTCAAGGCCCGGAACATGGAAACCCATATCGCGTCCACGGACCGGCTGAGCAATTCCATCAAACTGGGGACCCATTATGCCATGATGCTCAATTCCCGGGACGACATCAACCAGATCATCAACAATATCGCCCGCCAGCCCGGGATTGAAAACATCCGCATCTACAACAAGGAAGGCCAGATCAAATTCACCAATCAGCCCCATGAGGTGGAGCAGTTTGTGGATATCAAGGCAGTGGCCTGTGATATTTGTCATAAAATGGATCCGGCCCCCTCAACAATTTCTCTGGAAGAACGGACCCGGATCATTCAGTCTTCGGAAGGACACCGGCTTTTAGGCATTGTGCAGCCCATTCGCAATGACCCGGGCTGCGCCACCAGTGACTGCCATTTTCATTCTGAAGATCAGACCATTTTAGGGGCATTGGATGTGGTGGTGTCTTTGAAGGAAACCGATGCCCAGGTGGTGAAAATGGAACAAGGGGTTTTCAGTCTGGCGTTTTTCACGATTCTGATCACTTCGGTCATCATTTTTTTCACCACGTTGTTTTTTGTGAAAAAACCCATCATCAAATTGGTGGAAGGCACCCGCCGAATTGCCAGCGGCGATTACGAGGCAGACATCGATATCGGCCGGGCCCATGAAATTCAGCCCTTAGGCAAAGCGATCCGGCAGATGGGCAAGAAAATCGGAGCCCATCAGGCAGCCCTCAAAAAACAGAAAAACGAATACCAGGCATTGTTTGAAAATGCCCCGTGCATGATCGCCGTGCAGGATAAAAATTTCCGGCTGATCCAGTATAACCGGGCGTTCAAGGAACGGTTCGATCCCCGGCCCGGGGATTACTGCTATTCGGTCTATAAGGGGCTGGACCACCAATGTCCGGACTGCCCCGTGGAAAAAACCTTTGCCGACGGCCAGTCCCATTATGGCGAGACGGAAGGGGTCGGCCGCAAGGGTCAGAAAAAGCACTGGATCTTCATCACGGCCCCCATGCGGGATGAAAACGGTGACATTGTGGCAGGCATGGAAATGAGCATCGACATCACCCAGCGCAGACACCTGGAACAGGATTTGAAAAAATCGGAAGAAAAATACCATGCCATTTTCAACAATATTTTCAATCCCGTGTTTGTAGTGGACCAGGAATCACTTGAAATTCTGGACTGCAATATCAAAGCCATGGATTTGTATCATGCCGGCGGAAAAACCCTGGCGGGAAAACTGTTCAGCGATTTTTTCCCCCGGGAGGATCAGGCGGACCTGATCCGGCAGGTGAAATCCAGAAAAGAGATTTCCAAGGTCCAGCATATCAAGGCGGACGGCAGAAAAATCGATGTGGACATGTGGGTGGCTCCGGCTCAATACTCAGGTCAGAACGTGTTTCTGATCACCATCAATGACATCACCCAGCGCCTGGAAACCGAACAGCACCTGCTCCATGCCAGCAAGATGGCCACTTTGGGCGAGATGTCCACGGGCATCGCCCATGAATTGAACCAGCCCTTGTCCGTGATTAAATCGTCCGCCAGTTTCTGCCTGCGAAAGATCCATAATCAGGAACCTGTTTCAGAAGAGATTTTCCACAAACTGATCGGAAAAATCGACATCAATGTGGACCGGGCCGACAAAATCATCCAGCACATGCGCCAGTTTGCCAGAAAATCCGATATCAGGCTGGTGAGAACCCGGATCAATGACGTGATCCAGCAGACCTTTGACATGCTCAATCAACAGTTGAAAATCCGGGGGATCCAGGTATTATGGGAGAAAAACCATGCATTGCCCGAGATCCTGGCGGATCCGGACCGCCTGGAACAGGTGTTCATCAACCTGGTGATGAATGCCAAGGATGCCATTGAAGCCAAATGGGAGGCCCGGGGAAGCGGTGATGACGGCAAAGACCGGATTGTCATCCATACGTTTGTGGCCAATGACAAGGTGGTTGTTCAGGTGAGCGACACGGGCATCGGAATCCGGAAAGAGGCAAAAGACCGTTTGTTTGAACCGTTTTTCACCACCAAGGAAGTGGGCAAGGGAACGGGCCTGGGCCTGTCCATCTCCTATGGGATCGTCAAGGACTGCAAGGGGGATATCCAGGTGGACACTCCTCCGGACGGCGGCGCAAAATTCACCCTGATATTTCCGGTTCCCGAAGCAACAGACGAAGATATCGAATATGCCTGA
- a CDS encoding CoB--CoM heterodisulfide reductase iron-sulfur subunit B family protein produces MDYLYYPGCSLEGTANEYDLSCRELFKALGDCLTDIPDWTCCGATAAQCVDAFLSVVLPARNLALAEKTDTDLDVLVPCSACYLNLKKARQDLLENSALQARVNQVLAPDELAVNAFVRVRHLLDVLSRDGAVDRVAELAENRMKGFVVAPYYGCQCLRPFAEFDDPEQPRSMDALIRATGADVLAWDMGGVCCGASTATTKPQVGKERVGRILDQAGDAHAVVTVCPMCQMNLERFQPRPVPVLYLPQFLGLALGLSGKSLGCDMNLSDIRPVLSRVAS; encoded by the coding sequence ATGGACTATCTGTATTATCCGGGCTGCTCCCTGGAAGGCACAGCCAACGAATATGATCTTTCCTGCCGGGAACTGTTCAAGGCCCTGGGGGATTGCCTGACCGACATCCCGGACTGGACCTGCTGCGGGGCCACGGCAGCCCAGTGCGTGGACGCGTTTCTTTCCGTGGTGCTGCCGGCCCGGAATCTGGCCCTGGCGGAAAAAACTGATACAGATTTGGATGTGCTGGTCCCGTGCAGCGCCTGTTACCTGAACCTGAAAAAAGCCCGGCAGGATCTGCTGGAAAACAGCGCCCTGCAGGCTCGGGTGAACCAGGTGCTGGCGCCGGACGAACTGGCGGTTAACGCCTTTGTGCGGGTCCGGCATCTCCTGGATGTGCTGAGCCGGGACGGGGCCGTGGATCGGGTGGCCGAACTGGCGGAAAACCGCATGAAAGGGTTCGTGGTTGCGCCATATTACGGATGTCAGTGTCTGCGGCCTTTTGCGGAATTTGATGACCCGGAACAGCCCCGGTCCATGGATGCCCTGATCCGGGCCACGGGGGCGGATGTGCTGGCATGGGACATGGGAGGGGTGTGTTGCGGGGCCTCCACTGCCACCACCAAACCCCAGGTGGGAAAAGAACGGGTGGGCCGGATTCTGGATCAGGCAGGGGATGCCCATGCCGTGGTGACTGTGTGCCCCATGTGCCAGATGAACCTGGAGCGGTTCCAGCCCCGGCCCGTGCCGGTCCTGTATCTGCCGCAATTTCTGGGCCTGGCCCTGGGACTGTCCGGCAAGTCCCTGGGCTGTGACATGAATCTGTCCGATATCCGGCCAGTGCTGTCCCGGGTGGCTTCATGA
- a CDS encoding 4Fe-4S dicluster domain-containing protein: MHLTDIREKLAARPDLTRHLAQVKEQMATCIQCGTCSGSCPNAGFMDMTPRRMWRAVLTDRVDMVFSSQTFMLCASCYVCTLRCPRGLPLTDAMAELKQVAFALDLDRFRRSTRFYRAFMDNIRQYGRVRETEMMARYFLAVKDPRVPMSYTGMGIKLMAKHKLHPHFPTLGPGRLGPLFERATQQQEQ; encoded by the coding sequence ATGCACCTGACAGACATACGCGAAAAACTGGCGGCCCGGCCGGACCTGACCCGGCACCTGGCACAGGTCAAGGAACAGATGGCCACCTGCATCCAGTGCGGGACCTGTTCGGGCTCCTGCCCCAATGCCGGATTCATGGATATGACGCCCCGGCGCATGTGGCGGGCCGTGCTGACGGACCGGGTGGACATGGTTTTTTCCAGCCAGACGTTCATGCTGTGTGCCAGCTGTTATGTGTGTACCCTGCGCTGCCCCCGGGGACTGCCTTTGACCGATGCCATGGCCGAACTCAAGCAGGTGGCGTTTGCCCTGGACCTGGATCGGTTCAGGCGGTCCACGCGGTTTTATCGGGCATTTATGGACAATATCCGTCAATACGGCCGGGTCCGGGAAACCGAAATGATGGCCCGGTATTTTCTGGCGGTCAAAGACCCCCGGGTGCCCATGTCATACACGGGCATGGGCATCAAGCTCATGGCTAAACACAAACTGCACCCGCATTTTCCCACCCTGGGACCGGGCCGGCTGGGGCCGCTGTTTGAACGGGCAACGCAACAACAGGAGCAATGA
- a CDS encoding response regulator — protein sequence MTDQIGKTLVIGGGISGIRASLDLAQAGFQVILMEQADRVGGLLSQLDTQFPTSTCGMCRMLPMTDRDHADPQCLRRGLAHDNIEICVSTDLISLTGEPGHFTVSFIAQTDGGRQECPVLVVDDEKIVRDSMKEWLMEEGYPVQTAASAARALELLETGNFKAMLTDIKMPGMDGVTLLTRAKEIQPDLAVVMMTAYAAVDTAVEAMKQGALDYLVKPFDPDAVLLMVDRIYKDAVAKNARIDTVDAVILATGATFFHPDQGINPYGYGRIPGVVTNLEFERMLSHAGPGGMDLTHPVTGRPVTRIAWFQCVGSRDIQTGTPFCSATCCMISVKQSLLAKTMYPQVTEACVFYMDLRTWGKASDAYARQAETAGVRFVRARVHSLAPGSKEQEGAVPVVWMDPSGERKESLFDLVVLAPGQHPDAFLTGFVKDQELATDDWGFVRPEPFLPAHTSRPGIFACGSATGPKDIHDSVTGATAAALSAMQVMTGAGRHLIQNSEQAESPVQQAAAISLFPGALVIGGGIAGMTAALAIADQGFEVDLVEKTDHLGGNLVWLKKGIQGADAFLEQQIAAVQAHDRIRVHTCTCAAETTGRPGRWVTRLIPVADAVDQSAGVPVRHGVVVLAVGGTEAGPDVPEPDQKSGVYTQQQFQQLLDGNDIDSDSPLQVALFQCHGSREPGREYCSRVCCPRSLDQALQLKALNPDTRVVIFYRDMMTPGLTEADYTEARKKGVVFVPYEPGNAPNLAADDTGCKVTWTDPILGRSMEMDADFVVLAKGIRSGLSRDLAHMFEADLDGSGFFDQADIKWRPVEAMDPRVLACGICLEPGSLTLTLASARAAAAKAVSLLGRQTFFPGQDTARVRSAFCSLCRICIDACPFNARFIDPETRTLKVDPLACQGCGICAAACPSGAAVVAGRSLAPMMKTIHAALNAPL from the coding sequence ATGACAGATCAAATCGGCAAAACCCTGGTGATCGGCGGCGGTATTTCAGGGATCCGGGCATCCCTGGATCTGGCCCAGGCCGGATTTCAGGTGATTTTGATGGAACAGGCGGACCGGGTGGGGGGACTGTTGTCCCAGCTGGACACCCAGTTTCCCACCTCCACCTGCGGCATGTGCCGGATGCTGCCCATGACGGACCGGGATCATGCGGATCCCCAGTGCCTGCGCCGGGGGCTTGCCCATGACAACATCGAGATCTGTGTGTCCACGGACCTGATTTCCCTGACAGGGGAGCCGGGTCATTTCACGGTGTCGTTCATCGCTCAAACGGATGGGGGCCGGCAGGAATGCCCCGTGCTGGTGGTGGATGATGAAAAAATCGTCAGAGATTCCATGAAGGAATGGCTCATGGAAGAAGGATATCCGGTTCAGACGGCAGCGTCAGCGGCCAGGGCCCTGGAACTTCTGGAAACAGGGAATTTCAAGGCAATGCTCACGGACATCAAAATGCCGGGTATGGACGGGGTGACCCTGTTGACCCGGGCCAAAGAGATCCAGCCGGACCTGGCCGTGGTGATGATGACGGCGTATGCGGCTGTGGACACGGCCGTGGAAGCCATGAAACAGGGCGCACTTGATTATCTGGTCAAACCCTTTGATCCGGATGCCGTGCTTTTGATGGTGGACCGCATCTATAAAGATGCCGTGGCCAAAAATGCCCGGATCGATACGGTGGATGCCGTGATACTGGCAACAGGGGCCACTTTTTTTCACCCGGACCAGGGTATCAATCCCTATGGATACGGCCGGATTCCCGGCGTGGTCACCAACCTGGAGTTTGAACGCATGCTCAGCCATGCCGGCCCGGGGGGCATGGATCTGACGCATCCTGTGACGGGCCGGCCCGTGACCCGGATCGCCTGGTTTCAATGTGTGGGGTCCAGAGATATCCAGACCGGCACCCCGTTTTGTTCTGCCACCTGCTGCATGATTTCCGTCAAGCAGAGCCTGCTGGCGAAAACCATGTATCCCCAGGTGACTGAGGCCTGTGTGTTTTATATGGATCTGCGCACATGGGGCAAGGCATCGGATGCGTATGCCCGGCAGGCGGAAACGGCGGGGGTCCGATTTGTTCGGGCCCGGGTCCATTCACTGGCCCCGGGCTCAAAAGAACAGGAAGGGGCCGTTCCCGTGGTGTGGATGGACCCCTCCGGAGAGCGGAAAGAATCTTTGTTCGATCTGGTGGTCCTGGCCCCGGGACAGCATCCGGATGCGTTTCTGACCGGGTTTGTCAAAGACCAGGAACTGGCCACAGATGACTGGGGATTTGTCCGGCCGGAACCTTTTTTACCCGCACACACCAGCCGGCCGGGGATCTTTGCCTGCGGCAGTGCCACGGGCCCCAAAGACATTCACGATTCCGTGACCGGGGCCACAGCGGCGGCCCTGTCCGCCATGCAGGTGATGACCGGTGCCGGCCGGCATCTGATTCAGAATTCAGAACAGGCGGAGTCGCCGGTCCAGCAGGCGGCGGCAATATCTCTTTTCCCCGGAGCCCTGGTCATCGGCGGAGGAATCGCCGGCATGACCGCAGCGCTGGCCATTGCGGATCAGGGGTTTGAGGTGGATCTGGTGGAAAAAACCGATCATTTGGGGGGAAATCTGGTGTGGCTTAAGAAAGGCATCCAGGGGGCGGACGCTTTTCTGGAACAGCAGATAGCCGCGGTCCAGGCCCATGACCGGATCCGGGTTCACACCTGCACCTGTGCGGCAGAAACAACGGGCCGTCCCGGCCGATGGGTCACCCGGCTGATACCGGTTGCGGACGCTGTGGACCAGTCTGCCGGAGTCCCGGTCCGGCACGGGGTGGTGGTGCTGGCCGTGGGCGGGACCGAAGCCGGGCCTGACGTACCGGAACCGGATCAGAAATCCGGCGTCTATACCCAGCAGCAGTTTCAACAGCTCCTGGACGGCAATGACATCGATTCAGATTCGCCCCTTCAGGTGGCCCTGTTTCAATGCCACGGCAGCCGGGAACCCGGCCGGGAATATTGTTCCCGGGTCTGCTGTCCCCGGTCCCTGGACCAGGCCCTGCAATTGAAAGCCCTGAATCCCGATACCCGGGTGGTGATTTTTTACCGGGACATGATGACCCCGGGCCTGACCGAGGCCGACTATACGGAAGCCAGAAAAAAAGGGGTGGTGTTTGTGCCCTATGAGCCCGGTAACGCGCCAAACCTGGCTGCGGATGATACCGGGTGCAAAGTGACCTGGACCGACCCGATTCTGGGGCGGTCCATGGAAATGGATGCGGATTTCGTGGTCTTGGCCAAAGGCATCCGGTCCGGCCTGTCCAGAGATCTGGCACATATGTTTGAAGCCGATCTGGACGGGTCCGGATTCTTTGACCAGGCCGATATCAAGTGGCGGCCCGTGGAAGCCATGGACCCCCGGGTCCTGGCCTGCGGCATCTGCCTGGAACCCGGAAGCCTGACCCTGACCCTGGCATCGGCCCGGGCTGCGGCCGCCAAAGCAGTATCCCTGCTGGGCCGGCAGACCTTTTTCCCGGGTCAGGACACGGCCCGGGTCCGGAGTGCTTTTTGCAGCCTGTGCCGGATCTGTATTGACGCGTGCCCGTTCAATGCCCGGTTCATCGATCCGGAAACCCGCACACTGAAGGTGGATCCCCTGGCCTGCCAGGGATGCGGAATCTGCGCGGCTGCCTGTCCGTCCGGGGCTGCCGTGGTGGCGGGCCGGTCTCTGGCACCCATGATGAAAACCATTCATGCCGCGTTAAACGCGCCCTTATAA
- a CDS encoding (Fe-S)-binding protein: MIASIQTKNQSITRTLQDFFSDLLKTGAVDAVLVPSRISKSPYVKPCLVTSADQMDPTVPLGPGFFINAGPMVSRLTRTRADATIGVWLRPCEVRAFVELTKLRQGGRQDVVILSMDCPMALSRKDYEDWAAQGEGGLGDVDKWIHTVYQKPVTQVDAWSTARACQVCEYPYPVNADVSVMLLGADLDKEIPVRADTEKGEKLLAVLDLTDNGQEPAQRKALLGDLTADRTAAFQAMDEEMLTRTGSIDALNRFFSACVNCHNCRSVCPVCYCKECVFNTDAVAYAPAQYLSWADKWGQVPLPNDTVFFHLTRLAHIGCTCVGCGQCTLACPSQIPVADLFISVTRNARKAFDYVPGRDDAEPLPLSVFQESEFTDIVGMGNKEVT; this comes from the coding sequence ATGATTGCATCCATTCAAACCAAAAACCAGTCCATCACCCGGACCCTTCAGGATTTTTTTTCCGACCTGCTTAAAACCGGGGCCGTGGATGCCGTGCTGGTGCCGTCCCGGATTTCAAAATCCCCATATGTCAAACCCTGCCTGGTCACTTCTGCCGATCAGATGGACCCGACCGTCCCGCTGGGGCCGGGCTTTTTTATCAATGCCGGCCCCATGGTGTCCCGGCTGACCCGGACAAGGGCCGATGCCACCATCGGGGTGTGGCTTCGTCCCTGTGAAGTCCGGGCCTTTGTGGAACTGACCAAACTCAGACAGGGGGGCAGACAAGATGTGGTTATTTTGAGCATGGACTGCCCCATGGCCCTGTCCCGCAAAGACTATGAAGACTGGGCAGCCCAGGGGGAAGGGGGACTCGGGGATGTGGATAAATGGATTCACACCGTGTATCAGAAACCCGTGACACAGGTGGATGCATGGTCAACGGCCCGGGCCTGCCAGGTGTGTGAATACCCATATCCCGTGAACGCGGATGTGTCTGTGATGCTTTTGGGCGCAGACCTGGACAAAGAGATCCCGGTGCGGGCCGACACTGAAAAAGGAGAAAAACTGCTGGCCGTACTGGACCTGACCGACAATGGCCAGGAACCGGCACAGCGCAAAGCCCTGCTGGGGGATCTGACGGCGGACCGCACGGCGGCATTTCAGGCCATGGACGAGGAAATGCTCACCCGGACCGGCAGCATTGACGCGTTGAACCGGTTTTTCAGCGCCTGCGTCAACTGCCACAACTGCCGGAGCGTGTGCCCGGTCTGTTACTGCAAGGAATGCGTGTTCAACACGGATGCCGTGGCATATGCCCCGGCCCAGTACCTTTCCTGGGCCGACAAATGGGGTCAGGTTCCGCTGCCCAATGATACCGTGTTTTTTCACCTGACCCGCCTGGCCCATATCGGGTGCACCTGTGTGGGGTGCGGCCAGTGTACCCTGGCCTGCCCCAGTCAGATTCCCGTGGCCGACCTGTTCATCAGTGTCACTAGAAACGCCCGGAAGGCCTTTGACTATGTCCCGGGCAGGGATGATGCGGAACCGCTGCCCCTGTCTGTGTTTCAGGAATCGGAATTTACCGATATCGTGGGAATGGGAAACAAGGAGGTCACATGA
- a CDS encoding hydrogenase iron-sulfur subunit, producing the protein MEPSQASPAKNPSLAKDAFEPVLIAFVCNWCTYTAADLAGTSRLTYPDNVRLVRVMCTGMVDPQYVIKAFLEGADAVLVSGCHPGDCHYINGNYKARRRILLLKQILPRFGIDAKRLRLTWIGASDGIEFARTMTRFVKDIKEIGPCQARLQPAI; encoded by the coding sequence ATGGAACCATCACAGGCATCACCCGCTAAAAATCCATCTTTGGCCAAAGATGCGTTCGAACCCGTGCTCATTGCATTTGTGTGCAACTGGTGCACCTACACGGCTGCGGACCTGGCCGGCACCTCCCGTCTGACCTATCCGGATAATGTCCGGCTGGTGCGGGTCATGTGTACGGGCATGGTGGATCCCCAGTACGTGATCAAGGCGTTTCTGGAAGGGGCCGATGCCGTGCTGGTATCCGGGTGTCATCCCGGAGACTGCCACTATATCAATGGGAATTATAAAGCCCGGCGCAGGATTTTGTTGCTGAAACAGATTCTGCCCCGATTCGGCATCGATGCGAAAAGGCTTCGGCTGACCTGGATCGGGGCCAGCGACGGGATCGAATTCGCCCGGACCATGACCCGGTTTGTGAAAGATATCAAAGAGATAGGGCCGTGTCAGGCCCGGCTGCAACCGGCCATCTGA